The genomic region GTATATGAACGACAGGATAGCCATCATCGGCCCGAACGGGGCAGGCAAGTCGACACTGCTGAAGATGATTGCAGGCACATTCAACGATTTCGAGGGCAGTGTGCAGGTGGAGACGGACTTCAATTATTTCTCCCAGATCGGGGAACCCGCGGTTCCAGTCGGTGAAGATTTCAACTTCGAACTACTGAGCCGGCTGAATGTGCCGGACAACGAAGGACTCAGTGGCGGTGAGGAGACGAAGTTCCGTCTCGCTCACACATTGTCCGAGTACAAGCTCGGTCTGCTGCTGGATGAACCGACGACGCATCTTGATGAGGCGGGCGTCGAACTGCTGATCGATGAACTGAAGTACTATTACGGTACTTTGATATGCGTCAGCCACGACCGGCATTTCATCAACAGCATCGTTGAAAAGATATGGGAAGTGTCGGATGGTAACGTAAAGGAATATATAGGAAACTATGATGACTACGTCGCTCAGAAGGAAATCGAGCGGCTCGAGACTGAAAGGCAGCATGAAAACTTTATAAAAGAGAAGAAAAGGCTTGAGGAGGCGGCCAGGAAGCAGCTGGAGAAGGCGAGCAGGATGGGGTCTGGAGACAAGTCCAGAAAGCAGGATGTGAAACCCGACCGTCTGAGCTCAAGCAAGCAGAAGGACACGGTGCAGAAACAGGCATTCAAGGCCGCGAAAGCGATTGAATCGAGAATAGGCCAGTTGGATGAAGTCGAACAGTTGGCGGCGGACAGACAACTGAGGTTCCCCATGCCGAAATCGATGGAGATCCATAACAAATTCCCGATCATGGCGCAGGACCTCACCGTTCAGCGGGGAGAAAAGGTGCTGCTCGATAATGTCAGCTTCCAGTTTCCCCTGGGGAAAGTCATAGCAATAACCGGCAGCAATGGCTCGGGTAAATCGAGCTTGCTTCATGAAATCAGGAACTATGCCCCAGGCATGGACATTTCTCCGAAAGTCACAATCGAGACCTACAGGCAGATGGACTACAGGATGTCTACAGACGCGCCCGTCCTCAGTCATCTCATGAAACAGACGGAGTACAGGGAGCCGGTCGTGAGGAGCATCCTTCAGAATCTCGGGTTTAAAAAAGATGAGGTGTCGAAGCCACTGCATAACTTGAGTGGCGGTGAGGCGACCCGTGTCTCCCTGGCACTGCTGTTCGTGAAGCCGTCGAATGTCATCATACTCGATGAGCCGACGAACTTCATCGACCTGGATACGATCGAAGCACTGGAGTCCTTCATCGAAGCTTACGAAGGCACAGTCATCCTGACCTCCCACGACAAGTACTTCGTCGAACGGGTGGCGGATATCGTCTACCGGATTGAAGATGGGAAGCTTAAGATTGTAGATTGAACAGTACCCGGCAACAATAATGGAAGGGTGCATTTATGATAAAATGATGGCAGTCATCTGGTCCACTTCCGTGCTGTAACAGCATGGAAGGAGGTGAAGTCATGTACAGCACCCTATTTGAAGTTTTGGTTGCACCTGTCATCACAGGTGTAACCCTCACGTTGTTCGCCTATTGGCTCAACAATCGTGACGACTGACCAGATGGCGAAGACAATACACCAAATAAAACCCCCAATCTACTGCCATAGATTGGGGGTTCGGTGTTTCATATACAGCATCCTATTTGTTACTTGTATTATAACACCGTCGCGCCCTGAAATCCAGTGCAATGGGAACGGTAGCTTTAACCTTTGATTCGAAGCATTGTCCCATTGATGAAAGGTACATTCATTGGTATTTCATAAGCAGTTCCTTCGGGATATGGCAATAGTCATTGGGGCACTTATCCAGCCGGTCCTGATGCTCCTCTGCACTTCTTACATAATTGGTGAGGGGCAGTACTTCGACGGCGATTTGTGCGTGG from Salinicoccus sp. RF5 harbors:
- the abc-f gene encoding ribosomal protection-like ABC-F family protein; the protein is MNELSVRLKDVHVTFGNKDLFHIEALSAYMNDRIAIIGPNGAGKSTLLKMIAGTFNDFEGSVQVETDFNYFSQIGEPAVPVGEDFNFELLSRLNVPDNEGLSGGEETKFRLAHTLSEYKLGLLLDEPTTHLDEAGVELLIDELKYYYGTLICVSHDRHFINSIVEKIWEVSDGNVKEYIGNYDDYVAQKEIERLETERQHENFIKEKKRLEEAARKQLEKASRMGSGDKSRKQDVKPDRLSSSKQKDTVQKQAFKAAKAIESRIGQLDEVEQLAADRQLRFPMPKSMEIHNKFPIMAQDLTVQRGEKVLLDNVSFQFPLGKVIAITGSNGSGKSSLLHEIRNYAPGMDISPKVTIETYRQMDYRMSTDAPVLSHLMKQTEYREPVVRSILQNLGFKKDEVSKPLHNLSGGEATRVSLALLFVKPSNVIILDEPTNFIDLDTIEALESFIEAYEGTVILTSHDKYFVERVADIVYRIEDGKLKIVD
- a CDS encoding type I toxin-antitoxin system Fst family toxin, whose translation is MYSTLFEVLVAPVITGVTLTLFAYWLNNRDD